The sequence below is a genomic window from Daphnia pulicaria isolate SC F1-1A chromosome 6, SC_F0-13Bv2, whole genome shotgun sequence.
GCGCGTCAAAGAGAACGCCTTGTAGTGGGCAGCACTGTGCGTCACACAATGGAGTTTACAATCTTCTAAAAAAATCCTCCCACTTTTGCTTTGCTGCATCTGACGTCAAAAGCAAATGGTTCGACGGCACAGTATATAAGGAACCAACTTTCATAGTACAACTCAGTGTTGAGCAGACGGCTTCAGAACATTGAACGTGAAAGAGAGAGGTAAAAATCTTTCAAACTATCCATTTATTCGAAAAATTGCGAATACTGAGCACTTGCTCTTTTACATACAACAGAACCAATatataacttttaatttattttaaatcttcatgtttctctttttgcagAGACAGAATATCTAAAAATCACACACgggtagaaaatagaaaaaaaaacaaacatgtggCTTTGGGTGAgtgacgagaaaaaagaataattagtaATAGTGAAGTAACCGTATCTTAACATGTTCTACCTCTACACAggcatttgtttcacttgtgctTGCATCCGTATTGGCTGCACCCCAATACGGACAACCACCAGCTGCAGGCGAAACCGTCTCTATTACAAAGGAACAGTGGGCCACTCTTAATCCTCATGGGTCAGGAGCAACGTACGAAATACAGAAACAGTGGGAAAGTTTCTATGAATACCTTCCATGGTTGAAGGGACCACCAGGCCCACCAGGCCCACCTGGATCATCTGACGGTGGTGCCTACGGAGGTTCTAGCTACTCACAACCTCAAGTTATCCCTGGACCACCCGGCCCACCTGGACCTCCAGGACCTGCTGGATATAAGGGAGATGCTGGGGCTCCAGGAGCTCCTGGCTACTCTGGAGGACCCGGACCTCAAGGCCCTGCTGGCAAACCTGGTTCACCTGGCTATCCTGGAGAAAAAGGAACACCAGGCTACAATGGAGCTCCCGGAGCACCTGGTAAACCTGGCTACAACGGAGAAAAGGGAACCCCTGGTTACAATGGAGCACCTGGTTTACCTGGAGGCCCTGGACTTCCCGGCAAAGACGGTTACAATGGAGCTCCCGGACCTGCAGGACCTAAAGGTGAAGCTGGCCCACCAGGTTACACTATCCCATCCAAGATCCCAGGCCCACCAGGTGCACCTGGCTACCCGGGCAAAGACGGAGCTCCTGGTTACCCTGGTGGTCCCGGACCCGTTGGCCCAGTTGGCCCTGCTGGACTTCAAGGAGCTCCTGGCAAACCGGGCACCAATGGTTATCCTGGAGGTCCCGGACCTAAGGGAGACGCTGGAACTCCTGGTTATGCTGGAGCCCCAGGCAAAGATGGATACCCCGGCGCACCTAGCAAGATCCCTGGTCCACCTGGTCCCGTTGGACCTGCTGGATCCCCTGGCTACAATGGCGCTCCTGGCAAGGATGGTCTCCCTGGCGGCCCTGGATACCCAGGCAAAGATGGAAAGCCCGGAGCTCCTGGATACACTGGTAAAATTAAccacacaaataatttttgtaaatgtgtttaaatttaaatttataatttcttgATAGGTGCACCTGGCCAACCAGGTAAGCCCGGTAAAGATGGTCTTCCCGGCCCTGCCGGAACTCCTGGTTACCCTGGCGGCCCAGGCCCCGTTGGCCCACTAGGTAAACCCGGTGCTCCTGGATACCCTGGTGGTCCAGGACCAGTTGGTCCAGTAGGACCTCTCGGCCCAGTCGGCCCACAAGGCAAACCAGGCAGTCCAGGTTACCCAGGTGGCCCTGGACCAGCTGGTCCTCTTGGACCTGTTGGACCCGTCGGACCTCAAGGTAAACCAGGATCCCCTGGTTATCCAGGTCCCGCTG
It includes:
- the LOC124343547 gene encoding collagen alpha-1(X) chain-like translates to MWLWAFVSLVLASVLAAPQYGQPPAAGETVSITKEQWATLNPHGSGATYEIQKQWESFYEYLPWLKGPPGPPGPPGSSDGGAYGGSSYSQPQVIPGPPGPPGPPGPAGYKGDAGAPGAPGYSGGPGPQGPAGKPGSPGYPGEKGTPGYNGAPGAPGKPGYNGEKGTPGYNGAPGLPGGPGLPGKDGYNGAPGPAGPKGEAGPPGYTIPSKIPGPPGAPGYPGKDGAPGYPGGPGPVGPVGPAGLQGAPGKPGTNGYPGGPGPKGDAGTPGYAGAPGKDGYPGAPSKIPGPPGPVGPAGSPGYNGAPGKDGLPGGPGYPGKDGKPGAPGYTGAPGQPGKPGKDGLPGPAGTPGYPGGPGPVGPLGKPGAPGYPGGPGPVGPVGPLGPVGPQGKPGSPGYPGGPGPAGPLGPVGPVGPQGKPGSPGYPGPAGPAGPAGSPGQTYEAPAPAYPAPAYPAPAPIYQQPIYEPPAPSYG